From Labrus bergylta chromosome 22, fLabBer1.1, whole genome shotgun sequence, one genomic window encodes:
- the nectin4a gene encoding nectin-4 isoform X2, producing the protein MKPLLNTLTLCLCLLRICVIQGGFVDLPSEDPIRSLAEEETALPCRYKPSGDDVVVQVTWYKESADSSKEQIITAHHTNGQTAFGSWSRHVRFKSSDPTVDSSLVIMHTEVSHEGKYICHISTFPSGNFDTELNLIVWTVPISSLDPVILVEGQSYRQAASCRSVAVPPPHISWDTDLNGQSTNRTSDKGSVSSIYSLHPLRNMNGKKLDCLVWHPTLPGPRRIKNTLVVHFPPHAEVSGYNEEGDWSVGMQNAALGCVTGGNPKPHSFTWIRIGGELPEGVIPHPNGTLVFGRPLSSSDGGTYQCVAKNKVGVGKAEVEIDVIETLKQGTSPEDMVMMIVGGVAGGLLILMLIVVITVTCHHKRKNKKLKQELTERKEEISTLSRQASFRRMNSVSTDVRGTTEENIPLRVEGTTRTSLSSLGEQAYCRDSRSTISGGRGGGGGGGGAFDYLGRPVLHNNSRRGRERLLDRDEENRLRVETYETRFHPPLTPSPYPVVQSTEIVRQLNGSVIIPLEGGSRPGSVTRMNPQPPPSCTYPPVTDDEDEVDEGLGGPASQEHPEDQDSETNSSQVSDAHSTRYLQTNGMIRPKSRLSPNGVNPHASLIHKAQIV; encoded by the exons AAGATCCCATTCGCTCCTTAGCTGAAGAAGAGACTGCCCTGCCCTGTCGATACAAGCCATCTGGTGATGATGTGGTGGTGCAGGTGACCTGGTATAAAGAGAGCGCTGATTCAAGCAAGGAGCAGATCATCACTGCACATCACACAAATGGACAGACAG CGTTTGGGTCGTGGTCTCGACATGTGCGCTTCAAAAGCAGCGACCCCACCGTGGACTCGTCTCTGGTCATCATGCACACAGAGGTCTCTCATGAGGGGAAATACATCTGCCACATCAGCACCTTCCCATCGGGCAACTTTGACACGGAGTTGAACCTCATCGTGTGGA CCGTTCCCATCTCCTCCCTGGACCCTGTGATTCTGGTGGAGGGACAGTCGTACCGACAGGCTGCTTCATGCCGCTCTGTAGCCGTCCCGCCCCCCCACATCTCCTGGGACACAGACCTGAACGGCCAGTCCACCAATCGCACCTCGGACAAAGGATCCGTCTCCTCGATCTACTCCCTACACCCCCTCAGGAACATGAACGGCAAGAAGCTGGACTGTCTGGTGTGGCATCCCACTCTGCCGGGTCCCCGCAGGATAAAAAACACCCTGGTGGTTCACT TCCCTCCACATGCAGAGGTGTCTGGCTACAATGAAGAAGGAGACTGGTCTGTGGGAATGCAGAACGCTGCCCTGGGGTGTGTGACTGGAGGAAACCCCAAACCACACAGTTTCACCTGGATCAG aATCGGTGGAGAGTTACCAGAAGGTGTGATCCCCCACCCGAATGGAACATTAGTCTTTGGCCGACCCCTGAGCTCCTCAGACGGAGGCACCTATCAGTGTGTGGCAAAGAACAAAGTGGGCGTCGGGAAGGCGGAGGTGGAAATTGATGTGATAG AGACTCTCAAGCAGGGGACATCACCCGAAgacatggtgatgatgatcgTAGGGGGCGTGGCCGGCGGGCTGCTGATCCTGATGCTTATCGTCGTCATCACCGTGACCTGCCACCACAAACGCAAGAACAAGAAACTGAAGCAGGAGCTGACTGAGAGGAA GGAGGAAATAAGCACTCTCTCCAGGCAGGCCTCTTTCAGGAGGATGAACTCCGTCAGCACAGATGTCAGAGGAACC acagaagaaaacatccCACTGAGGGTTGAGGGAACCACGAGGACCAGCCTGTCATCCCTTGGG GAGCAAGCTTACTGCCGTGACAGCCGATCCACAATCTCTGGTGGgcgtggaggaggaggaggaggagggggagcgtTCGACTACCTGGGCCGACCAGTCCTGCACAACAACTCTCGGCGGGGGAGGGAGCGTCTTCTGGATAGAGACGAGGAGAACCGACTCCGAGTGGAAACATAT GAAACCCGTTTCCACCCTCCTCTCACGCCGTCACCCTACCCGGTTGTACAGTCCACCGAGATCGTCAGGCAGCTAAACGGCAGCGTCATCATCCCACTCGAAGGGGGTTCAAGACCGGGAAGTGTCACCAGGATGAACCCACAACCCCCTCCGAGCTGCACCTACCCGCCTGTGACAGACGATGAGGATGAAGTGGATGAAGGTCTGGGTGGTCCCGCCAGTCAGGAGCATCCTGAAGATCAAGACAGCGAGACAAACAGCTCCCAGGTGTCGGACGCTCACAGTACTCGCTATCTGCAGACTAACGGCATGATCAGACCCAAATCTCGACTGAGCCCGAATGGGGTGAACCCCCATGCCTCCCTGATCCACAAGGCCCAGATAGTTTAG
- the nectin4a gene encoding nectin-4 isoform X1, which translates to MKPLLNTLTLCLCLLRICVIQGGFVDLPSEDPIRSLAEEETALPCRYKPSGDDVVVQVTWYKESADSSKEQIITAHHTNGQTAFGSWSRHVRFKSSDPTVDSSLVIMHTEVSHEGKYICHISTFPSGNFDTELNLIVWTVPISSLDPVILVEGQSYRQAASCRSVAVPPPHISWDTDLNGQSTNRTSDKGSVSSIYSLHPLRNMNGKKLDCLVWHPTLPGPRRIKNTLVVHFPPHAEVSGYNEEGDWSVGMQNAALGCVTGGNPKPHSFTWIRIGGELPEGVIPHPNGTLVFGRPLSSSDGGTYQCVAKNKVGVGKAEVEIDVIETLKQGTSPEDMVMMIVGGVAGGLLILMLIVVITVTCHHKRKNKKLKQELTERKEEISTLSRQASFRRMNSVSTDVRGTTEENIPLRVEGTTRTSLSSLGEQAYCRDSRSTISGGRGGGGGGGGAFDYLGRPVLHNNSRRGRERLLDRDEENRLRVETYVRNSSISLETRFHPPLTPSPYPVVQSTEIVRQLNGSVIIPLEGGSRPGSVTRMNPQPPPSCTYPPVTDDEDEVDEGLGGPASQEHPEDQDSETNSSQVSDAHSTRYLQTNGMIRPKSRLSPNGVNPHASLIHKAQIV; encoded by the exons AAGATCCCATTCGCTCCTTAGCTGAAGAAGAGACTGCCCTGCCCTGTCGATACAAGCCATCTGGTGATGATGTGGTGGTGCAGGTGACCTGGTATAAAGAGAGCGCTGATTCAAGCAAGGAGCAGATCATCACTGCACATCACACAAATGGACAGACAG CGTTTGGGTCGTGGTCTCGACATGTGCGCTTCAAAAGCAGCGACCCCACCGTGGACTCGTCTCTGGTCATCATGCACACAGAGGTCTCTCATGAGGGGAAATACATCTGCCACATCAGCACCTTCCCATCGGGCAACTTTGACACGGAGTTGAACCTCATCGTGTGGA CCGTTCCCATCTCCTCCCTGGACCCTGTGATTCTGGTGGAGGGACAGTCGTACCGACAGGCTGCTTCATGCCGCTCTGTAGCCGTCCCGCCCCCCCACATCTCCTGGGACACAGACCTGAACGGCCAGTCCACCAATCGCACCTCGGACAAAGGATCCGTCTCCTCGATCTACTCCCTACACCCCCTCAGGAACATGAACGGCAAGAAGCTGGACTGTCTGGTGTGGCATCCCACTCTGCCGGGTCCCCGCAGGATAAAAAACACCCTGGTGGTTCACT TCCCTCCACATGCAGAGGTGTCTGGCTACAATGAAGAAGGAGACTGGTCTGTGGGAATGCAGAACGCTGCCCTGGGGTGTGTGACTGGAGGAAACCCCAAACCACACAGTTTCACCTGGATCAG aATCGGTGGAGAGTTACCAGAAGGTGTGATCCCCCACCCGAATGGAACATTAGTCTTTGGCCGACCCCTGAGCTCCTCAGACGGAGGCACCTATCAGTGTGTGGCAAAGAACAAAGTGGGCGTCGGGAAGGCGGAGGTGGAAATTGATGTGATAG AGACTCTCAAGCAGGGGACATCACCCGAAgacatggtgatgatgatcgTAGGGGGCGTGGCCGGCGGGCTGCTGATCCTGATGCTTATCGTCGTCATCACCGTGACCTGCCACCACAAACGCAAGAACAAGAAACTGAAGCAGGAGCTGACTGAGAGGAA GGAGGAAATAAGCACTCTCTCCAGGCAGGCCTCTTTCAGGAGGATGAACTCCGTCAGCACAGATGTCAGAGGAACC acagaagaaaacatccCACTGAGGGTTGAGGGAACCACGAGGACCAGCCTGTCATCCCTTGGG GAGCAAGCTTACTGCCGTGACAGCCGATCCACAATCTCTGGTGGgcgtggaggaggaggaggaggagggggagcgtTCGACTACCTGGGCCGACCAGTCCTGCACAACAACTCTCGGCGGGGGAGGGAGCGTCTTCTGGATAGAGACGAGGAGAACCGACTCCGAGTGGAAACATATGTGAGAAACAGCTCTATATCTTTG GAAACCCGTTTCCACCCTCCTCTCACGCCGTCACCCTACCCGGTTGTACAGTCCACCGAGATCGTCAGGCAGCTAAACGGCAGCGTCATCATCCCACTCGAAGGGGGTTCAAGACCGGGAAGTGTCACCAGGATGAACCCACAACCCCCTCCGAGCTGCACCTACCCGCCTGTGACAGACGATGAGGATGAAGTGGATGAAGGTCTGGGTGGTCCCGCCAGTCAGGAGCATCCTGAAGATCAAGACAGCGAGACAAACAGCTCCCAGGTGTCGGACGCTCACAGTACTCGCTATCTGCAGACTAACGGCATGATCAGACCCAAATCTCGACTGAGCCCGAATGGGGTGAACCCCCATGCCTCCCTGATCCACAAGGCCCAGATAGTTTAG